The sequence TACACTCAGCTATTCAACCTTTTGGCTTTCTAGATTAGAGACCGTGAAAAGAAGCAAAGGAGCATAAACACACACATCAATGATCTCAAGAAACATCAAACAAATAAGGTGCTTTACATGTCATATATACTCTTTTGGAGGATGAAAATCTTTAGGATTAGTTGGATAATTTTAAACTTCTCTTGCTAGGTTACTGCATTTGGAGGGGACAGAGTCATTACCCTTTTGAGGGCGATTGAGAGACATCATCGCAAATTTAAAATGCCACCTATTGGCCCTGTTGGTGCTCATGTGGTAAGTTTCTCTTTGTTCCTTAGCCAAACAAGTTAGTTCACATGTTTTCTTAAATGGACCATACATAGTGTAAAGACAATCTGCTGCTTTAGTTTGAGTTCTTCTAATCGTGTGGCTTTCTACAGACATTGGTCAATGGTAATAAATGGGCTTCTGCTGTTGAACAAGCTCTTGGAAATCTCCTGAACGCGTTTATTGTGACCAATCACCAAGATTTAATAACTTTGCGAAGCTGTGGAAAGGAAGCTAATTATAACAATCTGAAGATCATCATCTATGACTTCTCAAGACCAAGGtttaaaatctgaaaaaaattaCTTACACTATCTCTGTctatgttctgctttgatgaatGGGTAGCTTGAACATCATTGTAATTGGTTTATGCAGGTTAGTTATACCAAGGCACATGGTTCCTCAAACGGAACACCCAACTATTCTCTCTGTCTTAAACTCTGAGAATCATACTGTTCTTAACGTCTTAGTGGATGTGGTAATCTTACTTATTTACTAGCTTCTCATCCTACAGCCATTGTGTGATGGTGTTCATTTTTAACTTTGGTTTCTGGATTATTCCAGATGGGTGTGGAGAGGCAAGTGCTTGCAGAGAGTTATGAGGTTGGCAAGACGGTTGCCTTTGAGAGAAGGCTTCCACATCTCAAAGAGGTTTTCACTATAGATGGATACAGAATGTAAGCAACCAATTAGATTTGCAAGAACAGATGTGGAGTAAGATTTGCGTCTAGATAACAATACTCTTCATGTTCTTGACTCAGGTTTTCCCGTGGGCCTGTTCAGACAACTCTTCCTCCCCGTGGTCGAAGACCGACTCGGTTGTGTGCTTCTTTTGATGACCAAATCAAGGATCTTGAAGTAGAGGCTTCAAAAGAACAAAGTGAGATACATGAAAGCAGGAGACAGAAGAGGGATGCAGAGGTGAATCTCGAGGATCTTGAGCCTCAAATGCGCAGACTGAAGGTAAACTCGCTGCTGTCTAAGCGTCACCCAGTTTTGCTGTCTTGTCTGAAACATTTTGCTTGTTTTTACATATGTTTTCTTCTTTATGTTACAGAGACAATGCAACCAACTTGAGAAAGATTTGACAAGGAAGGAACTTGAGTTGCAGGATCTGAAAAACTCAGTCGCTGCTGAAACCAAAGCTTCACCTACCTCAAGTGTTGATGAACTTCGTCTAGAAATAACGGTTAGTTTTATTGGTTGGAACCACTTTCCACCCCCACAGCATCATTTCTGAAGCATTGTAACTCTTTGTATTTCTCAGAACTCTCGAGAAGAGATAGAGGAGAAAGAATCCTCACTGCAAAAGCTCCAAGACTGCTTGACGGAAGCTGAACTAAAGGCTAATGAACTTAAAACTGCATATGAAAACTTTATCGGTATGTTGacaatacattttatttttattggatCATCTTGAGCAAGCAGTATTAACTTTTTCCTTCCAAAACTTGTATTTAGAGTCAGCCAAGAGTAAAGTTGACGTCTTTGAGGAAGCAGAGAATGAGCTAAAGGAGATTGAAACGGGGCTCCAATCAGCAGAAACGGTACAACCGTCTTAAAGAGTTTGGTTCTTTTACTTGTGTTTGCAGTTAGAAAACTTAAGTTTTTATTCTCTGTTTCAGGATAAGAACCATTATGAAGATGTAATGAAGGACAAGGTCTTACCTGATATTAAAGTGGCTGAAGCTAAACATAAGGAGCTTCAAGCCAAGCGGCAGGTAATAAGAATAAACAGTTATTGCtctttgttccataatttttttaatattttgttctgACTGCTGAAACTTTCAGGAAAGTAATGAGAAAGCTTCCATAATATGTCCTGAGAGCGAGATAACTGCTTTAGGTCCTTGGGATGGGTCCACACCTATTCAGCTTAGTGCTGAGATTAACAGAATAAATCATAGACTGAAGCGAGAGAGTGACGAGTGCGTATCTATTTTTTGCCTTGTGATTGTACCTATACCCGTTGAATGCATGTTTAAACGTTACATGCATCTTTTGTTGTGTTCAGGTACTCTGAATCAATCGATGACCTCAGGGTTACGCGCGAGGAAAAAGAACACAAGATTGGGAGAAAACGTAAAACTTACAAGAGCTTTCGAGAAAAACTCAAGGTATATAATTTCAATATCCaaagttttcaatatatattctAATCAGCTAATCCACACTGTTTAATCAGGTGTGCAAAGATGCGGTAGATTCACGGTGGAAGAAGCTCCAACGCAATAAATATCTTGCCACACGCATGCTAACTTGGGGGTATAAATTGTTTTGTTCATTATTGAGAATTACATTGGATAGTTCTTAGCTCTAACCTTTCCTTTGATTGGTGATGTTCAAAGCAGATTCAACAAACGTTTAGGAAAGAAAGGAATCAGCGGACAAATCAAGGTCTCTTATGAAGACAAAACTTTGTCCATAGAGGTAATTAAAAACATAATGCTACATTTTGCATCTTGATGTGTCTATATTATTTACTTTAATCAACTGGTTGCTGTCATATTTATTCTTCAACAGGTTAAGATGCCTCAAGATGCAACAAGAAGCGGTGTTCGAGACACTAGAGGACTTTCAGGTCTGCCTCTCTCCTCAATTTGAATTAAGACTTAGTACAAGGGTGTTCTAAACATGGTTTAACACATGAGATTGTATAAAAGCCCTTGAAGACTTAAAAGAAGATTGTAAAAACATTTGATCATCTAGGCAGCTTGAGAGTTTGATCAATCCCATCTCTTGTCATAAAATTGCAGGTGGAGAACGGTCTTTCTCAACTTTAGGCTTTACATTAGCACTTCACGACATGACTGAGGCCCCAGTTCGAGCAATGGACGAGTTTGATGTGTTCATGGTAATCTCCACATCACTCATATTATTACATGCAGTTGTCATACTTTTTTAGCCTGCTTAGACGCCTAAAAAGAGAGCGGTTTATGGCAAAATATTCAGGACGCAGTAAGCAGGAAAATAAGCTTAGACACGTTGGTTGATTTTGCATTGGAGAAAGGTTCACAGTGGATGTTCATCACTCCTCATGATATCAggtaaacaaattaaaacttcTTCCACTTTATTACTGAAAGAAACAACACCACAGTATAGTATTGTAACCTCTTCTCTTATGACAGTATGGTGAAGTCACATGAGAGGATAAAGAAGCAACAAATGGCTGCTCCTCGCTcttaacctctttttttttgtgtaaattCAATCTCACAAAccatctaaaaaaaaattgtaaatggTGAGTGAATGAGGTTGTTCTGCAATCATCATCCACTTActaatcttaatttttttgtacCTTTCCATCcatatttattgaaatttttctttttgtcagcatctataaatagaaatcattaaataaattaataaaatctagTGGTGCTTCATGTTTTGGATCAATGAGAGTGACATGCTTCACTATATGCATATGAGAGAAAgacaaaactaattaaaaataaaaaaataaaccaaaaatcacAAATTAAAGAAGAGATTGCAAGTTTCGCAAAGCTTCAAACTTTCCAGTTTAACTGCAGAAAAATCCGTCAAAGTTTTAATCTTTCTCGGGAAACGATTGGTTTCAGGGAAGGTGAAGcaaaacgatgtcgttttcggggaagaagaaggagacgaGTCCAGTTTCGCCATTGAACAAACGAAGAGCAAGCTGGTCAGAGCTTTGGGttaaccaccaccaccacttcctctctcctcctcctcaaaTCCCCAAATCCGATCTCACCCTTCTCTTACCCGACCCCACTCTCCTCACAATCATCGCCAAGGTCCCTCCATCTCACCGAAAGACTCTGTCTTTAGTCTGCAAGAGATGGTTAAGACTCCACGGTACGCTTGTACGGTCGATTAAGGTGTCGGATTGGGGAGTTCTCGAGTCTGGTCGGCTTGTCTCTAGGTTTCCCAATTTAGACAACGTTGATTTGGTTGTCGGAACGTGTGGTGGGTTAGTTTCGGTTACTGTGGGTGTTGGGTGTTACCAAAGTGTAGACTTTATTGAGGAGGAGAGACTCTTGTTGTCTGCTGAAACTGTTGATAGGGGGTTAAGGGTCCTTGCGTCTGGCTGTTCTACTCTCAGGAGGCTTGTGGTGGCGAACGCTAGCGAGTTAGGTTTGTTGAGTGTGGCTGAAGCGTGTACGAGGCTGCAAGAGCTGGAACTGTTAAAGTGTTGTGACAGTGTTCTGCTTGGAGTTGGTGCGTTTGAGAATCTGCAGATACTGAGATTGGTCGGTTTGGTTTCGGATATTGGTTTGATGATTGTGGCTCAAGGGTGTAAGAGGCTGGTGAAGCTTGAGCTTGTTGGATGCGGAGGAGGGTTTGATGGGGTTAAGGAGATAGGCGAGTGTTGTCAGATGCTTGAGGAGTTTAGTGTTTGTGATCATAAGATGGAAGCAGGGTGGCTTGGTGGGCTTGGGTATTGTGAGAATCTCAAGACGCTGAAGCTAGTTTCTTGTAAGAAGATTGATTGTGGTTTTGGTCTAGGTGAATGTTTGAGTCGTTCTTGTCCTGCGCTGGAGAGGTTGCACTTGGAGAAGTGTCAGTTGAGAGAGAAGGATGCTGTGAAAGCTTTGTTTAAGATGTGTGGAGCAGCGAGAGAGGTTGTTTTTCAAGACTGTTGGGGATTGGATGATGATATCTTCAGCTTGGCAACGGCTCTTAGGTACTGACAAAAACTTTGTTTCGTCTTAAATACTTTTGTGGTTTGGTAATGGTGAGAATATGAACTGGTATGAGAGTAGGTCTGCGGTTTCGGTTTCTTTGGTTAGTTTGGGTCGGTCTAAATCTCGCCGAAGTGAACCGAAAAGAAATactgtttggtttggttcggtattcggttagtttggtttcaaaattttctactgaagtttttggttttcggtttaaattgaataaaattcgaaatttttagTTAAGTTCAGTTATTTCGGTTCGACTTCTTCTGGTTAGTTTGGAATTCGAAAAATCTTCCTCTTCTATGTTTTgacgtttgaatatttattgTTTGTTGGCTTTGCAGGAGAGTGAAGCTGCTGTATCTAGAAGGATGCTCATTGCTAACAACATCAGGTCTTGAATCAGTGATTCTACATTGGCATGAGCTTGAACATCTGAAAGTGGTTTCGTGCAAGAACGTTAAAGATTCGGAGATCTCTCCTTTGCTCTCAGTTTTGTTCTCAAACTTGGTAGAGTTGCAGTGGAGACCAGACACTAGATCACATCTCTGGTTGAGCCTTACAGAGAGTGGAATTGGGAATAAAGGAGGAaagtttttcaagaaaatatagAAAGTTTTATTTTCCAACACTGAAACTGTTTCTCTCCAATACTTTTTTAGAAACTTTCTTAAGCTTTTTCGTTTCTTGTGGAACAAAGTAGCAATTGCTAACTATAATGAATAGTGTTATTTTCTTTAACCTGATCACAAGTATTTGAACATTGATCAATGGCTACTTGGTTGAGTACATGAAGTTATAGGTACATCCGAGCTTGTGgatttaatacaaaaaaaaaatgtgacaaAAAGGATAAAAGGGGGGTAAAAGTGGAGATGCGGGGTATCGATCCCCGTACCTCTCGCATGCTAAGCGAGCGCTCTACCATCTGAGCTACATCCCCCCTTGATGTCGTAGTTATGCATGATAAATTATTTAGACTCTAAACCTCTTTTCAGTTTCTGTAAAAATAGAATATAGAATGAGCAAGTGTTAATAACTAATCCTGAAATAAAACTTCTTCAAAACTTCTAGAGAACcaacttaaaagaaaaaaaaactgatgtaTTCCATTAATGAGAAATGTGTACATGTGAGGTTCAGTTATATGCAATGTAGCCTAATTAGGCCAGTAAACAATATAATAGTGTTACAGCTTGAATTAGGTTTTCTTAAGTGGTTTAGGTTTatccatatatacatataacattcTCTTTTTCGTTTTGTACCAGGAATATCACATGGGCCGGCCTTGTTCTAAGCCAGACAATTTTCATTTTTGGTATCTTGTAgtaatatataatgttttataataataatatggaGTTCCCGAATACTTATCTCTTTTTAACTATATTGCAATGTATATATGCATGTGATATACCAGACAACACCtttcattacttttttttttttttttttttttttttttttttttttgcaggttgtatttgaataattaaaaatgctGTAATAACAGGTTACAAGTTCCCTTTTTCTTAGCAAGAGGTAACaatttttaagttaaaaaaaaaagaaagagttaaccatcttttttcttctcttcttaaattattttgatgaagaACACATTCTTCGGCCATAATTCAGAGATCTAATATATATGGCAGTGCCAATCTCTATTTCTCAAACAGAagttaaaattgtaaaatatacaaaaatcacAATTTAAGAATTCTTTTTGACACACTCATACATACACTATAGTAAACAAAACCTGCATAAAACGGTAGAAAACTTGAAAAGCTATCACTTATCATACATGTAGATGatcttttcaaatttttgatccATTAACAATACATTTTAGATTCATTGTCTAGTCGATTTGATATCTTTAAAGATTATGAGCATACGATTTAATACCGATCGCAATCATCACCAAGACTCAAAATGTGTAGAATGCGTCTATTATGTACAACATGGATATAGTGCAATACGTCTAGTCAGTCTTACATCATTTCCTATAGTGTTTACTTTATCCATCTCGTCTAAATCTCACGTATTGTTGGCCATATgtactcttcttcttttttttctttgttcgttcaAAGAGATGCACACCAAGAACGGCTACGTACGCTCTTAATTAAGTGGCTCTCGCAGCCACCAACGGCCATGTAACTCCAGAGCAGTACTTCCCAAACAAGGTCAACCATCGCTGCATCGGTAATTCCTTGATTAGCTTTCATTTACACTACGTGTCAATTACTAACTGGTTAATAGCTGGCATCTAACATTGTTTATGTGTGATTAGAATCGGCATGACGTTGCAGATGTGGACAAGTTGACTATGCTAATGACCGGAAGTCTTTGGGATCACTCGAGAAACAGCCATACACGTGGTCTTGTCTTATTAGATctatttccttaaatagaaatatTAGTAGCTTTCGTACCAACCTAATTTGcaacattttctataaatagaaTGTTAATTTATTAGACGACCAAATCTTATTGGATCTGTTCTTTCCTCACCCCACGATTTGTTGATTAGAATATTATCGTCTGATCCACTATTTTGCCAGACAAGTTTGTCATTACTCCTGGCTTTAAAATTAGaatgagattaattaaagattttcTTATAAGATCGCAGGGATTATCACCTTTTTAGAAAAGAAGAAGCCTATTACGATTGGTACTTACTTTAACGGGGTAAAGTTTTTTACAGAAAAATAACTTTGATAGTTCATGCTAAACGTATATGGTTTCCGTATTTACTATGTATGTACAGATATACGGTATGATacgtattttgtttttatatccgAAACTACATGCATTATCATCTGCCACCCCCAATATTTggtttaataaatgaaaaatattttattttatttgaggGAATATACTAGGTCACTAAGATGCACCTTTGAAATTTTCTAATTATTCTGTGCATAATGGAAGCACCCGCCtcacctttcttttttttttgcctcgCCTTGATACACCTGAAAGTTTTTAGAcagattttaaataatttataataaaaattatcgaAAAAAGAGGAGATTATATTGAAACAATGAACACTATAAGTCAGATTTGACCTTTTTTACCTGGTTAGGCACCGTTAGTCAACAGTAAAATAACACCCATTTGACAGAtaatcaaacaaaattaaagaaCCCTAATAGTAACCGCAGAAACTCCATTTGTTGTCAATCATATTCATGCCTTTCTGGCGAGCTGtatttaaaaactaattaatattaaaatattatggaattttaataaatgatgTCGAGTCATCAGAATTTCAACAATTAAATACTTGTAATGACATGCACTGTCCTCTTCGTCaacgtttttaaaaaatcaatgaaTTTGATGAATTCCGAAAACGCTTACAATCTTAATCTCTTGAATCACATAAATATAACTTCATAATTTAATTTTACTCACTGAAAGTCTGCCATTATTCATTGTATAACTTAACAACGAAAAAATGAATTTTCATTATAACGTTAATTATAATTATTCTCAAATCTCGACGCGTTATATTCAATCATTCAAAGAACCAAAAAGGCAAAAACTAAGTCAAGTCTATTAATTATATCCGAATATAGTTTTATCAATTTCATTTAAATTacaattgcttttttttttaaagcagaaaaattttctttctttttaaaaaggGAAAGTGCTAAACAACCTAGCCAAGTTGCGTTACATGCTACGTATCTTCCTCCTCTCACAAAATAtggatatataattatttttattttagttcatACACATAAAATTTGCATATTGAAAAAAACGATCATTTTCGTCAAAAGAAATTCTACCTTTCGAGTTCCATTTAGTTCCCTTCCTTTTTAGTTCCTCTCCATAACTTATCTTTTcacatctactctctctctctacatttatatctatatatattctctGAACCCATCTTACATTCaagatcaaataaataaaaaaacttttgagAAACACAACTTTTCTATCAAAtaaggttttgtttttgttgctgGATCagatattttcttttcttttagggtttaaggtttcttGGGTGATAGAGAAAGATGGAAGCGTTTGGTGGGTTTCACAAGGAAGATGATGAGCAGATGGTTTTGCCTCCTGGGTTTAGGTTTCATCCAACAGACGAAGAACTCATAACCCACTATCTTCACAATAAGGTTCTCAACATTGATTTTTCAGCTAAAGCTATTGGTGAGGTGGATTTGAACAAAGCTGAGCCATGGGAGTTGCCATGTAGGTTATAACAAACCAAGTTTTTTAACATCTCTGAtctaaatatcatttttttgagaTTCTTATGTGTGTTGGACTTGTTTTTCGTGTCTTTTTTTAACGCTGGTTAATTATGCTATGAATGTAAAATATCATTTGTTCTTGATCTAAATAtgatttgtttttgtgtttgttttggtTAATAGATAAAGCAAAAATGGGTGAGAAAGAATGGTACTTCTTCTGTGTGAGGGATAGAAAGTATCCAACCGGTTTGAGGACTAACCGGGCAACTCAAGCCGGTTACTGGAAGGCAACAGGGAAGGATAAGGAGATTTTCAGAGGCAAATCACTAGTTGGTATGAAGAAAACACTTGTTTTCTACAGAGGAAGAGCTCCAAAGGGGCAGAAAACAAACTGGGTGATGCATGAGTATAGGCTTGATGGGAAACTCTCTCCTCACAATTTGCCCAAAACCGCCAAGGTAAACCTAAACTCCAAGCTTTGCTCTGTTTCTTGCTCTGTTTCTTGCTTTGTTTGATagattttttggtttggtttcattTTGGCAGAATGAATGGGTGATATGTAGAGTGTTTCATAAAACTGCTGGAGGCAAGAAAATACCTATTTCGACGTTAATGCAAATAGGTTCTTATGGAGGTTCCGGTTTACCACCTCTAACAGATTCTTCACCATGCAATAACACAACCAAGACCGAACAGACTTACGTGCCCTGCTTCTCCAACCAAACTGAAACAAGAGGAACATTACTTAATTACTTCAGCAACAACCCTGCCCTTAGCTCTATTCCACTATACCTACCTCAATCTCTCCATGTTTCTGATCCGGTTCTTACTCAAGAACAATCGGTTTCTCAAGCGATGTTTGAGAACAACAGAAGGCAGAGCTTCAAAACGTTGAGTATCTCGCAGGACACTGGAGTTTCTAATACCGATATTGAATTTGGGAGGAGAGGATTGGATCATCAAGAAGTTCCATCTTCCTCCACTGGTCCGGTTGATCTTGAACCATTCTGGAGTTACTGAAGACTCAGAAGTTCATTATCTTAGGTCACATGTAAGAAGAACTTCGCaaagtgttttttattttttccttttagcGTGGTGTGCTAAGTTTGTATAGATTATTATATCACAACCTCATACTCTTTAgtgtgtttttattattattatactaTTAGAGAGAAAGGATACAGCAACTAATTTCGTTAATTTTTTTTCCGAAAGTTTACATGCATTATGGTGAACAAAATCAAGCACTATGAGTTCAGTGCAATACTAtagtctctctttttttttgacaaaagcaATACTATACCCTTTCATTTAAAAGCTCAAATCTGTGAATTGTAATTAAGGTATATGGTTTTTGGcttcatcaaaatatatagttACGAATTGATTTACAGTAAAccttgttttatgatattatttatgTCATATCATTTTTTCGGATTTTATGATGAAGCAATCCATATACATGAGTAGTATAGTTTGACCAGGTACTAGACAAAGccaaatgaaacattttgaaaaaaattatataaacataaGTTCTCATTTTCGTAAAAAAAGATTATTGAAATCTTTATTTAACCGCCATAGCCCCTAAAATTTCACGGCCTGTCCTGGGTTAATATAAAAGCACAATGCATACTCGCGCATATAGACCACATGCACCGATGGCTAACATATGTATGAATTATGATACAAGGACTAAACATGGCTAGCATTACAGAATCACATATATCaaataatttctatattttaaacgAAAGAACATGAAAACTACCTACTATTTCTACAAATAGTGTCTAATCAAACATATAATTAACCATTTTCTTTTGCTGCCGCTGTCGCCAAACGTTTCAAGTCGCTCATAAAATAGCAGACGTTTGTAACGCTGTGAAACCTAGCTAGCTAGTAGCTAGCTTATTCATGTTCCTTGTATCTGAACTTATTGTCGACGTAaacttattttcttatatatatatatatatatatatatatatatatatattaacttgcTCTAACGCATATATCAGTCTAGTATTGAACCGAACGTACAGTCGCATAAGGAACTTATTTTCCACGTAAACTTTCCAAACAAAAGCAGATCCCATACACCAATGTGAGACGCCAGAAGTAGGTTTCCGacaattttatttcattatGTATATTCATACATCTACTATAAGATAGTGGGGATATATCATATAATTATCTTTCTGTtggttaataaatatttttgaaaaaaattccaTGAAAATGAAGCAAAAATTTCACGCAACAAATGAATGTTATCATGTATATGTAATTACTGTTTTAAGGAACTAAATCAATATTCTTTAAACACTCCAACACATGAACAACACTTTTTATTCCATCTGCTTTTGAAGTAAAGGGATCATCTAATTAGTTTCGTTGCTTATCGATTCTCTTTCATTTTCCTCATGAAGAATCTATTCTGTTATAAAGTTGTTACGCGTGATGTATGAAATGTACATATACACGTATACTAATAT comes from Brassica rapa cultivar Chiifu-401-42 chromosome A02, CAAS_Brap_v3.01, whole genome shotgun sequence and encodes:
- the LOC103850664 gene encoding structural maintenance of chromosomes protein 6A, which codes for MDKSNHGDRGNSQRSSSGAILKIRLENFMCHSNLEIEFGEWVNFITGQNGSGKSAILTALCVAFGCRAKGTQRASTLKDFIKTGCSDALVHVEMNNGGDDAFKPNVYGDTLVIERRISHSTSSTVLKDSQGRKISNRKEELRELVEHYNIDVENPCVIMSQDKSREFLHSGNDKDKFKFFYKATLLQQVDDLLLGVDTKLKAASSLMDELEETIKPVEKEITELLGKIKTMEKFEEIYQQVVLLKKKLAWSWVYDVDRELKEQSEKLVKLRERVPTCQDKIDQKLGEVESLREKLTNKKAQVTCLMDESTAVKREIECLRQSVKTATREKVALEEDHRHKCNNIQKIKDRAVRLERQIKDIDEMTIRSTQAEQSEIEENLSQLKLEVEKAKALLFSLKEEEKMVTEKASVIGKEIALIEDKIRDREKKQRSINTHINDLKKHQTNKVTAFGGDRVITLLRAIERHHRKFKMPPIGPVGAHVTLVNGNKWASAVEQALGNLLNAFIVTNHQDLITLRSCGKEANYNNLKIIIYDFSRPRLVIPRHMVPQTEHPTILSVLNSENHTVLNVLVDVMGVERQVLAESYEVGKTVAFERRLPHLKEVFTIDGYRMFSRGPVQTTLPPRGRRPTRLCASFDDQIKDLEVEASKEQSEIHESRRQKRDAEVNLEDLEPQMRRLKRQCNQLEKDLTRKELELQDLKNSVAAETKASPTSSVDELRLEITNSREEIEEKESSLQKLQDCLTEAELKANELKTAYENFIESAKSKVDVFEEAENELKEIETGLQSAETDKNHYEDVMKDKVLPDIKVAEAKHKELQAKRQESNEKASIICPESEITALGPWDGSTPIQLSAEINRINHRLKRESDEYSESIDDLRVTREEKEHKIGRKRKTYKSFREKLKVCKDAVDSRWKKLQRNKYLATRMLTWGFNKRLGKKGISGQIKVSYEDKTLSIEVKMPQDATRSGVRDTRGLSGGERSFSTLGFTLALHDMTEAPVRAMDEFDVFMDAVSRKISLDTLVDFALEKGSQWMFITPHDISMVKSHERIKKQQMAAPRS
- the LOC103850665 gene encoding F-box protein At5g07670, whose amino-acid sequence is MSFSGKKKETSPVSPLNKRRASWSELWVNHHHHFLSPPPQIPKSDLTLLLPDPTLLTIIAKVPPSHRKTLSLVCKRWLRLHGTLVRSIKVSDWGVLESGRLVSRFPNLDNVDLVVGTCGGLVSVTVGVGCYQSVDFIEEERLLLSAETVDRGLRVLASGCSTLRRLVVANASELGLLSVAEACTRLQELELLKCCDSVLLGVGAFENLQILRLVGLVSDIGLMIVAQGCKRLVKLELVGCGGGFDGVKEIGECCQMLEEFSVCDHKMEAGWLGGLGYCENLKTLKLVSCKKIDCGFGLGECLSRSCPALERLHLEKCQLREKDAVKALFKMCGAAREVVFQDCWGLDDDIFSLATALRRVKLLYLEGCSLLTTSGLESVILHWHELEHLKVVSCKNVKDSEISPLLSVLFSNLVELQWRPDTRSHLWLSLTESGIGNKGGKFFKKI
- the LOC103850666 gene encoding NAC domain-containing protein 79, with protein sequence MEAFGGFHKEDDEQMVLPPGFRFHPTDEELITHYLHNKVLNIDFSAKAIGEVDLNKAEPWELPYKAKMGEKEWYFFCVRDRKYPTGLRTNRATQAGYWKATGKDKEIFRGKSLVGMKKTLVFYRGRAPKGQKTNWVMHEYRLDGKLSPHNLPKTAKNEWVICRVFHKTAGGKKIPISTLMQIGSYGGSGLPPLTDSSPCNNTTKTEQTYVPCFSNQTETRGTLLNYFSNNPALSSIPLYLPQSLHVSDPVLTQEQSVSQAMFENNRRQSFKTLSISQDTGVSNTDIEFGRRGLDHQEVPSSSTGPVDLEPFWSY